The following is a genomic window from Verrucomicrobiota bacterium.
AATGGCGGGATTCCAACGTATTCATCCTGCATTGCCCGTGTTCATTACCATAGTGGCCTTTGTATTGGGCCACTTTTATGGCTCTTATTTTGTAAAGGGAATTGGTGAGGCAAGTAGTGCCCTTTTCAACGGAGGACCTCCCTGGGCCTGGGCAATATTCTGGATGTGTATCGCTGCTCTCCTTATGTTCAAAGGTGCTTTCAGCAGAATAGAATTCATTTTCTATATCTTCCTAGCCATGCTGAGTATTTCCTTAATCGGAGTTGCCCTGTGGAGTGGCCCCAGTCCGGTAGAAGCTGTAAAAGGTGTATTGTTATTTGCGGTACCTGAAGACAAAGGTTCATTTGGCGTTTTGCTGGTGGTGACTTCTCTCATCGGTGCGGTCGGAGGTTCCATCACCAATCTCTTTTATCCTTACTTCATTAAAAAGAAGAAATGGCACGGACCACAGTACAGGAAACTACAGCTCTATGATTTGGCGTTCGGGGTGTGCGTATTGATCATTCTTGACCTTGCCGTGTGGACCATCGGGGCTGAGATCCTCCACCCTACTGGCGCAACGATTCATTCCATAGCCGACCTTGCAAACCTGCTGAAGGTGGCTCTTGGTCCCCTGGGAGAGAACATATTGTACTTGGGCGTCTTTGGTGCTTTGTTCAGTTCCGTTATTGGAGACGCATTGGGATTTGGGTATCTGGTCGAAGACGCACACTCGGTGAGAA
Proteins encoded in this region:
- a CDS encoding divalent metal cation transporter, which produces MTDSVSPPLVPKTFWQYVRSMGPGIVIALTWLGAGDLVDAAVAGGSYGYALMWAMMLALCVRFIFVSILAKYQLCNQHNESVMAGFQRIHPALPVFITIVAFVLGHFYGSYFVKGIGEASSALFNGGPPWAWAIFWMCIAALLMFKGAFSRIEFIFYIFLAMLSISLIGVALWSGPSPVEAVKGVLLFAVPEDKGSFGVLLVVTSLIGAVGGSITNLFYPYFIKKKKWHGPQYRKLQLYDLAFGVCVLIILDLAVWTIGAEILHPTGATIHSIADLANLLKVALGPLGENILYLGVFGALFSSVIGDALGFGYLVEDAHSVRKGKERSDRPPEQTRIYKIVVIWTLFSPLIWMLPGSPGFVALTIIVNAAGVIVLPVLSGSIWYITSNKAFIGTTYKNKLWENGVLAFLFLLSLWASWNSVKAIIGYLS